The Vitis vinifera cultivar Pinot Noir 40024 chromosome 16, ASM3070453v1 DNA segment AGGAAACATGGGTTTTGATTTTCGTGACCTAATTCGTATTggcatttgttttcttttctgagATTGATATTTGAGCTGGGGTTTGGATTTTGGTTCTTGTTGATAATCACTTGCTGTTTGTTAAACCTGAATTCTTGAGGAGAAGGAATCTAATTAATTGACATAAAAGTAAAGGAATGGGATGGGATTTTCTtgattgattgaaaaaaaagaagtgtcttaattgattgaaaaaagaagaagtgtTTATATATAGTTCATTGTTCATTTTGGGGATTGATATTTGAACTAGGGTTTGGTGTTCGCTTCTTTCTTCTGATTCCTTTATGTTTGGAGCTGAATTCTTGaggaaattgaatttgattaatGGTAATGAAATATAAGGACTTGggtttcaatttctttctttggtggtattaataattataaaataatatttgatttgattttcacAGTCTAAATTGTAACAGTTATTTGTTTCTTTGGCTACTGATATCAGTTCTTGCTCAACCACTTAATTTTTGCTTGGAACTGCATTTGTGAGCAAAATGGATTTGATTAATGGAAACGAAAGTTAAGGAATTGGGTGGAATTaggtttcattttctttctcttgtttgGAAATAGgatgaatataaattaaatttgaagggATCTCTAATcatctatttaaattttattagaacATGCAATTTGCATTGTCTTAAATTTCTATATGAAGAATTTTTTATCATCCTTATAAGGTAGAAAATTTAAGTTATAGACAATGAAGGTTCAGAAATATAATTGTTGCTTGTGTGTTTGATCTGTGTTTTTTCAATTATCAGGATGTAATAGCCTGTGATGTCATAAACCCTGACCATATTGATGTGGAATTTGATTCCATTGGAGGATTGGAAACCATTAAACAAGCATTAGTTGAACTGGTAATTCTTCCGCTACGAAGACCTGAGCTGTTTTCACATGGGAAGCTTCTGGGTCCCCAGAAAGGAGTCTTGTTATATGGACCCCCTGGCACTGGAAAGACCATGCTGGCCAAAGCTATTGCAAAGGAGTCTGGAGCCGTTTTTATTAATGTGAGGATATCAAATTTAATGAGCAAATGGTTTGGTGATGCGCAAAAACTTGGTGAGTGGAATATGTTCTCACTGCTTATCTTGGATTTGAGgaattttctttacattttttttttttgaatatgaTAAGTTATGTACTTTAGTTATGAATTAGAGAGCTGCAGTTACAGGATTTTATGATGCTTTTCATTGGCTTGCACCACCTGTAGTAATCACTATATATGCTTGACTATATGAATTAGAGACAAATGGAATGAACATGGTTGTAATGAAAAACTGGATACCAGTCATAGCACACAGTCATCTTCTACCTCACCTCCTGTACCCTGTTTAACCCAACTGCACCTGTCTTAACTTGAGCTCAAAAGATTTGAGTCTGGTTGAGCTCAGGTTGGGTATACTGGGTAGGTCCTGTACATTCTGCTATGCTCTTTGGGTGTGGTCTGCTTGATCTCAATGTCCGAATTCAGCCATAGGAGTCACATTGCATGAACAGCCTTTGTTCCATTCTATTTGTTATGGATTGTAGATTAAGTTAGTTCaatcatcaatattttttaatttcattagttTTGGCTAGCCAGCTTAACCTAAAGCTGCTGATggatgtattaaaaaaatgtggatGCATGAGCACAAGATGAGTGGACCGTAAAGTTGCTTAACTGAGTGTGGCACTTTCTTGTGATTCAGTACAATCTTTTGTAACGCAAAAAGATGCATTTGTTGAAAATTTGGTTGTAAAGTTGTTTAATTGGTCTTGTTTTACCACTACCAAGTGTTTCTCTTTGATCTGAACGTTGATCTTTTCTAAACTCTGCAGTGGCTGCTGTATTTAGCTTGGCTTACAAACTCCAACCTGCTATTATCTTCATTGATGAGGTTGATACTTTTTTGGGTCAGCGCCGGACAACAGACCATGAAGCAATGGCAAACATGAAAACTGAGTTCATGGCTTTATGGGATGGTTTTACCACTGATCGTGAGTATTCTATACATTAAGCAACTATAATCCTTGTGgttctttctttttcacaaatgaAGTGCATTTTTTTCTTGCCCTTTTCAAATAAATGCCTCTCTCTGATTACTTGTACTTGCTAGTTAAACTAGTTGGAAAAGGTTTCCACTTGTGACAATTTGATGTTGTTTCATGTAGAGAATGCTAGGGTGATGGTCCTTGCTGCTACTAATCGTCCATCAGAACTTGATGAAGCAATTCTTCGACGTCTTCCTCAGGCCTTTGAGATTGGGATACCGGATCGCAGAGAGAGGGTGGAGATACTGAAGGTGGTTTTGAAGGGTGAGAAGGTAGCAGATGACATCAACTATGACCGCATTGCTAGCTTGTGTGAGGGGTACACTGGTTCAGATATTCTTGAGCTCTGCAAGAAAGCAGCCTATTTTCCTATCAGAGAGCTACTAGATGACGAGAAGAATGGGAAGCCATCTCCTGTCAGtattcttatcattattatctGTTATCATCTAGTTTGCCTTCTACTTCGTATCTCTTTCTTTATGATGGTATGCTAGGGTTTAGTAGGTCATGAAAAATGACATGCTGTTGGTGGTGagaataatagtaataataataatatatattttaaggaACAAAGCATCTGATTTGCAGAAGATGATACCGTTTTTGTAACTAGGAAGTGACTTCAAAACCTTCTTGCAGTATTAGTTTCTGTGGCAGGTGGTTTTTTCCTTATCTTTTGGTGACACCTGTTGCTCCGGAAATTTGACTACTATTTTCAGTGTCTTTTGATGCTGCTCTTGCTCATCCTCCACTTCACTCTTTCTAGCATCAAATCA contains these protein-coding regions:
- the LOC100264007 gene encoding uncharacterized protein LOC100264007, with product MGETRFLQELVLYAASAALSCLVLFAGLRHLDPNRESSKKALEHRKEIAKRLGRPLIQTNSYEDVIACDVINPDHIDVEFDSIGGLETIKQALVELVILPLRRPELFSHGKLLGPQKGVLLYGPPGTGKTMLAKAIAKESGAVFINVRISNLMSKWFGDAQKLVAAVFSLAYKLQPAIIFIDEVDTFLGQRRTTDHEAMANMKTEFMALWDGFTTDQNARVMVLAATNRPSELDEAILRRLPQAFEIGIPDRRERVEILKVVLKGEKVADDINYDRIASLCEGYTGSDILELCKKAAYFPIRELLDDEKNGKPSPAPRPLSQLDLEKVLATSRKTKVAASEYTGLNPQSSGWSGNREPDDYQVQSAIGELSKLVLSQIMNLQSDAQDP